A single Alphaproteobacteria bacterium DNA region contains:
- a CDS encoding phosphatase PAP2/dual specificity phosphatase family protein codes for MMTTRPWRKALLWLAITAVFFYASYGGANWLASRRSDVGFVVLDWERHIPFLAWSILPYWSINAFYAASFFVCRDEEELAIQVRRLLTAQIVAVLCFVLFPLRMTFERPLVDGVPGFLFEVLGGFDKPFNQAPSLHVALSVVLADFYARHVGPRWRWLIHLWFAIVAASVLTTWQHHFIDLPTGALLGVLVLWLWPWHARSPLHRPVLTPIPRRRVLALRYSLAAIATAAAALALGGAGYWLLWPALSLALVGAAYALLGAAAFQKGGDGRQGVAAWLLFLPYRVGAWINARLWTRRDPPAVHVADGVWIGRMPLRHELAALPTRRVVDLCAELPAPRGLEIVHAHPTLDLVPLERAALERAAAAIEALRRDGPVLVVCALGYGRSAAAIAAWLLQSGRAADAAQAVAMVRAAKPRIMLDAGAFVPAVAAP; via the coding sequence ATGATGACCACCCGTCCCTGGCGCAAGGCGCTGCTGTGGCTGGCGATCACGGCGGTGTTCTTCTACGCCAGCTATGGCGGCGCCAATTGGCTCGCCAGCCGGCGCAGCGATGTCGGCTTTGTCGTGCTCGACTGGGAGCGCCACATCCCGTTCCTCGCCTGGAGCATCCTGCCGTACTGGTCGATCAACGCCTTCTACGCCGCCTCGTTCTTCGTCTGCCGCGACGAGGAGGAACTCGCCATCCAGGTGCGCCGCCTGCTGACGGCGCAGATCGTCGCGGTGCTCTGCTTCGTGCTCTTCCCGCTGCGCATGACCTTCGAGCGGCCGCTGGTCGACGGCGTGCCCGGCTTCCTGTTCGAGGTGCTGGGCGGCTTCGACAAGCCGTTCAACCAGGCGCCCTCGCTGCACGTCGCGCTGTCGGTGGTGCTGGCCGATTTCTACGCCCGCCATGTCGGCCCGCGCTGGCGCTGGCTGATCCATCTGTGGTTCGCGATCGTCGCGGCCTCGGTGCTGACGACCTGGCAGCATCACTTCATCGACCTGCCGACCGGCGCGCTGCTGGGCGTGCTGGTCCTGTGGCTCTGGCCGTGGCACGCGCGCTCGCCGCTGCATCGCCCGGTCCTCACGCCGATCCCGCGCCGCCGCGTGCTGGCGCTGCGCTACTCGCTCGCGGCCATCGCCACCGCTGCCGCGGCGCTGGCGCTGGGCGGCGCGGGATACTGGCTGCTGTGGCCGGCCCTGTCGCTCGCCCTCGTCGGCGCCGCCTACGCCCTGCTCGGCGCCGCGGCCTTCCAGAAGGGCGGCGACGGCCGGCAGGGCGTGGCGGCGTGGCTGCTCTTCCTGCCCTATCGCGTCGGCGCCTGGATCAACGCGCGTCTGTGGACGCGGCGCGATCCTCCGGCGGTGCATGTCGCCGACGGCGTCTGGATCGGCCGCATGCCGCTTCGGCACGAGCTCGCGGCGCTGCCGACGCGGCGCGTCGTCGATCTCTGCGCCGAGCTGCCGGCACCGCGCGGGCTGGAAATCGTCCACGCCCATCCCACCCTCGATCTCGTGCCGCTCGAGCGCGCGGCGCTGGAGCGGGCGGCGGCGGCGATCGAGGCGCTGCGCCGCGACGGTCCGGTGCTGGTGGTCTGCGCCCTGGGCTATGGCCGCAGCGCCGCCGCGATCGCCGCCTGGCTGCTGCAAAGCGGCCGCGCCGCCGACGCGGCCCAGGCGGTGGCGATGGTGCGCGCCGCCAAGCCGCGCATCATGCTCGATGCCGGCGCGTTCGTGCCGGCCGTGGCGGCGCCATGA